A region from the Methanofollis liminatans DSM 4140 genome encodes:
- a CDS encoding flagellin, which yields MSSETITTAIFLITAVIAAAVLANAIFPIIYTVSDTAGSTAHAADQRIRTDIKIINTFASGGSADIWIKNIGSTRISANEIAAADIFIGAPGNFERVSYGTVWNYTILDGGTDYWLTGKTVHIEITSAIIPTGTGDTVYFQIVLPGGSVRSTEFTVGG from the coding sequence ATGTCGAGCGAAACCATCACCACCGCCATATTTCTGATCACCGCAGTAATAGCGGCGGCGGTGCTGGCGAACGCCATCTTTCCCATCATCTACACCGTCTCTGACACCGCAGGCTCCACCGCCCATGCCGCGGACCAGCGGATCCGCACCGACATCAAGATCATCAACACCTTCGCCTCAGGCGGTTCGGCCGACATCTGGATCAAGAACATCGGCTCGACCAGGATCTCGGCAAACGAGATCGCCGCCGCCGACATCTTCATCGGCGCTCCAGGAAACTTCGAGCGGGTCTCCTATGGGACCGTCTGGAACTACACGATCCTGGACGGCGGGACCGACTACTGGCTGACCGGCAAGACGGTGCACATCGAGATCACCTCGGCGATCATCCCGACCGGCACCGGCGACACCGTCTACTTCCAGATCGTCCTCCCGGGCGGGTCGGTGAGATCGACCGAATTCACGGTGGGGGGCTGA